One Solanum lycopersicum chromosome 4, SLM_r2.1 DNA window includes the following coding sequences:
- the LOC101263696 gene encoding probable trehalose-phosphate phosphatase J: protein MTQQNVVVSDPKSGINLTIPVKVPVSNSSALFTTAAQKPPPGPGSCITISRKTLLEINGNNSARINSWVESMRASSPTHHKSSPALSDDLNSWMVQHPSALDMFEQIISASKGKQIVMFLDYDGTLSPIVEDPDQAFMSDSMRATVRKLARYFPTAIVSGRCRDKVYSFVRLAELYYAGSHGMDIKGPSKGSKYKKGAQAVLFQPASEFLPMIDEVYKELVDITKSTEGVRVENNKFCASVHFRCVDEKKWGELAQQVRSVLKEYPKLQLTQGRKVLEIRPTIKWDKGKALEFLLESLGYANCTDVFPVYIGDDRTDEDAFKVLRERDQGFGILVSKTPKDTHASYSLQEPSEVMVFLRRLVEWKKLSLRRQFRIRRQIEEMKASLRN, encoded by the exons ATGACTCAGCAGAATGTGGTAGTATCTGATCCCAAATCCGGTATTAATCTGACAATACCGGTGAAGGTACCGGTATCGAACTCGTCGGCGTTGTTCACGACGGCAGCTCAGAAGCCACCGCCGGGGCCGGGGAGTTGTATCACTATTTCAAGAAAGACACTTCTTGAAATTAATGGGAATAATAGTGCTAGAATCAATTCTTGGGTTGAATCAATGAGAGCTTCCTCACCTACTCATCACAAGTCCAGTCCTGCTCTTTCAGATGACTTGAATTCTTGGATG GTGCAACATCCATCAGCACTGGATATGTTTGAGCAGATAATCAGTGCTTCAAAGGGAAAGCAAATTGTGATGTTTCTAGACTATGATGGCACTCTTTCCCCCATTGTTGAGGATCCTGATCAAGCTTTCATGTCTGATTCT ATGAGAGCAACAGTGAGAAAACTTGCTAGATATTTCCCTACTGCAATAGTGAGTGGAAGGTGCAGAGACAAG GTATACAGCTTTGTACGATTGGCAGAGTTGTACTATGCTGGTAGCCACGGAATGGATATAAAAGGCCCATCAAAAGGTTCCAAATACAAGAAA gGAGCTCAAGCTGTTCTTTTCCAACCAGCAAGTGAATTTCTCCCTATGATTGATGAGGTTTACAAGGAACTTGTGGATATAACAAAGTCTACAGAAGGAGTTAGAGTTGAAAATAACAAGTTTTGTGCCTCTGTACATTTCCGCTGTGTTGATGAAAAG AAATGGGGTGAACTAGCACAACAAGTAAGATCAGTGCTTAAAGAATACCCAAAGCTTCAATTGACACAAGGAAGAAAAGTATTAGAGATTCGTCCAACTATTAAATGGGACAAGGGCAAAGCTCTCGAATTCTTGCTCGAATCACTTG GATATGCTAACTGCACTGATGTCTTTCCTGTATATATTGGTGATGATCGAACCGATGAAGATGCTTTCAAG GTCCTAAGAGAAAGAGATCAAGGTTTTGGCATTCTTGTCTCCAAAACACCAAAAGACACACATGCATCTTATTCTTTGCAAGAACCATCTGAG GTTATGGTGTTTCTACGACGTTTGGTTGAGTGGAAAAAGTTGTCATTAAGAAGACAATTTAGAATTCGAAGACAAATTGAAGAGATGAAAGCATCTCTAAGGAACTAG